One Hyphomicrobiales bacterium genomic window, CCTCGGTCGAGGAGGAAGTCGAGAAGATGGTCTGGGCGATCCGCTGGGGCGCCGACACGGTGATGGACCTGTCGACCGGCCGCAACATCCACAACACGCGCGAATGGATCATCCGCAACGCGCCGGTGCCGATCGGCACGGTGCCGATCTATCAGGCGCTGGAAAAGTGCGACGGCGACCCGGTGAAGCTCACCTGGGAGCTCTATCGCGACACGCTGATCGAGCAGTGCGAGCAAGGCGTCGACTATTTCACCATCCATGCCGGCGTCAGGCTCGGCTATATCCACCTCACCGCCGACCGGGTCACCGGCATCGTCTCGCGCGGCGGCTCGATCATGGCCAAATGGTGCCTCTATCACCACAAGGAGAGCTTCCTCTACGAGCATTTCGACGAGATCTGCGACATCATGCGTAGCTTTGACGTCTCCTTCTCGCTCGGCGACGGCTTGCGCCCCGGCTCGATTGCCGACGCCAACGACGCCGCCCAATTCGCCGAGCTGCAGACGCAGGGAGAGCTGACCAAAATCGCCTGGGCCAAGGGCTGCCAGGTGATGAACGAGGGCCCCGGCCACGTGCCGTTGCACAAGATCAAGGTGAACATGGAAAAGCAGCTCGAATGGTGCGGCGAGGCGCCGTTCTATACGCTGGGGCCGCTCGTCACCGACGTAGCACCCGGCTACGACCACATCACCTCGGGGATCGGCGCCGCCATGATCGGCTGGTTCGGCTGCGCCATGCTCTGCTACGTGACGCCGAAGGAGCATCTGGGCCTTCCCGACCGCGACGACGTGAAGACCGGCGTCATCACCTACAAGATCGCCGCGCACGCCGCCGACCTCGCCAAGGGCCACCCGGCGGCCCAGCTCAGGGACGATGCGCTGTCTCTGGCCCGCTTCGAGTTTCGCTGGGAGGACCAGTTCAATCTCGGCCTCGATCCCGATACGGCCAGGGCCTTCCACGACGAGACCCTGCCCAAGGAGGCGCACAAACTCGCCCATTTCTGCTCCATGTGCGGACCCAAATTCTGCGCCATGAAGATCACCCAGGACGTGCGCGACTACGCCGCGACCTTGAACGATAAAGAGGCGGGGATGGCCGAAATGGCGGAAAAATTCCGCGAAATGGGCTCGAAGGTCTATGTCGACGCCGAGGCTGCGAAGGAGAGCAACGAGGCGCTCAAAGCGCCGCCCGCTGCGGAGTAGGGGTTGGCTAGGTATCGACCTGGCTGCCTCTCCTCGTCATCCCGGACAAGCGGCGGCCCGAGCGGTGCGTATGGCACCTTCAACGATCCGCCGCGCGATCCGGGATCCAGCCTTTTGCGGCGATGCGTGTAGCACCTCGGCCCTGGATTCCGGCCGGAGCCTGTCCTCGGGCTCGCGAAGCGAGACCCGGGGGCCGGAATGACGATTCAGCCAGCAAGCGTAGCCCGGATGAGCGAAGCGAAATCCGGGATTCATCGTTGACCGGCCCCATGATCCCACATTCCGCTACCGCCTTCGCCAGACGGTAGCGGACACGACATTCCGGTTGAGACGATTCGAAGACGGTTCGCCAGAAGCGCGCGGTATCTTGAGGAATTTTACAAACCGATCGTCGATGAATGGTATATTTGGGATAGCCTGGAAGGCGACTTCCAAATTGCGGAGTTGTGGGATCAACCATGAGCGACAAGCTTGATGTCGACAAAGTCGATGCCGCGCTGAAACGGGCGGCAAGAACCGCGGTGACCGGGTCGCGCGCGGCGCGCTCTGGCCGCTTCCTGCCCACGAAAAATCGGGGCGTTGCCTCGCGAAGCAATAAGTCGAAGCATCCCGATTGTAGCCGGCGCAAGGCTTGAGCGGAAGAGCGGCCGCGCGTTGAGGTCTATGAATTACGGTGAAATAATTACGGTGACAGTGCACTCAATTGACCTATACAAATTACGTAATTACGCGAATTAGAATTAAATTACGGTGACAGTGCACTCAATTGACCTCGCGGTCCTCCCAAGCCATCATGTCCCATGGCTCGCCTCGGCCGCGTCGTTATCCCCGGTTATCCGCACCACGTCACCCAGCGTGGCAACGGCCGCGCGCGCACCTTCTTTTCCGGCGCCGACTATGCGCTCTACCGCGATCTGCTCGCCGAGCACTGCCGCGCCGCCGATGTCGATGTGTGGGCCTGGTACCTCATGCCCAACCACGTGCATCTCATCCTGGTGCCATCCGATCCCGACGGGTTGCGTCGCGCGCTGGCGGCGGTGCATCGCCGCTATGCCGGCGTCATTCATGCGCGGCGCAAGCGCACAGGCCATTTCTGGCAGGGCCGGTTCGGTGCCGTCGTCATGGACGAGGAGCATCTCGCGGCGGCGCTTCGTTACGTGTCGCTCAACCCGGTGCGCGCGCGCCTTCTCAAACGCGCGCAGGATTGGCGCTGGTCGAGCACCCGCGCGCATCTTCGCGGCAAGGACGACGGGGTTACCTCGCTCGCGCCCATTCGCGACCGGTTTCCCCGCTTCGCCGACCTTCTCGCCGCGGAGCAGGATGTGGAAAAGTTCGATCGCCTGCGCGCGGCCGAGAGCATCGGCCGGCCCGTGGGAGACGATGGCTTTCTAGCGACCATCGAGCGGCTGACCGCGCGCCGCCTCAGACCCGGCAAGCGCGGGCCAAAGCCGAAGACGCCGGCGAACGACACGCAAGGCAAGCTATTAAGTGCACTGTCACCGTAATCGGGTCGTGGTCGGCGGCTATGTCTCCGACCAGAACGACTTCAACAGCTTCACCGCAGCCGTCCTGCTCGAATGTGCCGAATTCGAAAGGGTCGAATGCTGGTCGCTGGAGAAGCTGTCGATCAACGGAAGGATCGTGCTGGACCGCAAGCGGATCTGACCGCCCCGGCCACCGCTTGTCCGGGAGGCCAAGGGGAACGGGGCCAAAGACCAATCTCCAGACGCCGATCACCGTCTTGCAGCGCCGTTCCATATAGGGGAGGGTTGTTGGTTATTCAGAATTGATCTTATTATAGGGAAGACCAGAGCCGCGCCGCCCACGTGCGCGGCCGGGATACCGTCGAAGGAGGCTCAGACAATGGCATTGCAGATTGGCGACACAGCCCCTGATTTCGAGACCGAGACGACGCAGGGGAGAATAAAATTCCACGACTGGCTCGGCGATTCCTGGGGCGTGCTGTTCTCGCATCCGAAGGATTTCACCCCCGTCTGCACCACCGAGCTCGGCTACATGGCGCGCCTGAAGCCGGAGTTCGACCGCCGCAACGTCAAGATCGTCGGCC contains:
- the thiC gene encoding phosphomethylpyrimidine synthase ThiC, giving the protein MNKHTRAGDLMRPEVTTGPLPASRKIHVTSDHAADVRVPLREIALSEGAGEPPVRVYDSSGPYSDEAATIDVEKGLSRMRHVWVRERGGVEAYDGREVKPEDNGGVSDKKLARAFPTRHRPLRGLDGHPVTQLEFARAGIVTKKMIYVAERENLGRKQALDDAKARLADGESFGAAIPEFITPEFVRSEVARGRAIIPANINHGELEPMIIGRNFLTKINANIGNSAVTSSVEEEVEKMVWAIRWGADTVMDLSTGRNIHNTREWIIRNAPVPIGTVPIYQALEKCDGDPVKLTWELYRDTLIEQCEQGVDYFTIHAGVRLGYIHLTADRVTGIVSRGGSIMAKWCLYHHKESFLYEHFDEICDIMRSFDVSFSLGDGLRPGSIADANDAAQFAELQTQGELTKIAWAKGCQVMNEGPGHVPLHKIKVNMEKQLEWCGEAPFYTLGPLVTDVAPGYDHITSGIGAAMIGWFGCAMLCYVTPKEHLGLPDRDDVKTGVITYKIAAHAADLAKGHPAAQLRDDALSLARFEFRWEDQFNLGLDPDTARAFHDETLPKEAHKLAHFCSMCGPKFCAMKITQDVRDYAATLNDKEAGMAEMAEKFREMGSKVYVDAEAAKESNEALKAPPAAE
- a CDS encoding transposase, encoding MARLGRVVIPGYPHHVTQRGNGRARTFFSGADYALYRDLLAEHCRAADVDVWAWYLMPNHVHLILVPSDPDGLRRALAAVHRRYAGVIHARRKRTGHFWQGRFGAVVMDEEHLAAALRYVSLNPVRARLLKRAQDWRWSSTRAHLRGKDDGVTSLAPIRDRFPRFADLLAAEQDVEKFDRLRAAESIGRPVGDDGFLATIERLTARRLRPGKRGPKPKTPANDTQGKLLSALSP